From Daucus carota subsp. sativus chromosome 6, DH1 v3.0, whole genome shotgun sequence:
tttaatttttccttGTTGTGCTCTGTTAAAGGGTTACAAAATCTATGGTCTCGGTCCATCCCCTGTGGTAGTGCAAGTTCCCATAACAAATCAATTACTGGCAATGGAAAATACTGATCAGTTGCAAGTTCTAATTCTGATTTTGTTCTGTTCTTGCCACCGATAAAAGGCTGGTTCATGATCATCCCTACTATTTTTAGTGGCTCAATTTTCGTCTCAAGAAGACGTAACATTGCATTATATGCAATATTTGCACCACAGCTTGCTCCGTATAGGTAACATCTGGAGTAATCCGCGTAGTCTCTTAGCCATTGGTCCCCTTTCGGGTCTGATGCTTGATTTTTTATCCAATTAATCGTTTCCACTGCATCATCATACTGTGAAGGAAGGCGGTGCTCTGGTGCAAGCCTAAATTCAAGGCCAATTACAATAGATGGAATTTCATGCGACATTTTGTTACACGTCTCATGACAAAATACATTCGAGACACTCAAATCAATCCATCCTCCAGCATGTAGAAAAACTATGATAGGAAGTTTAGCAACTGATTTGTCATTAGAGGGAAGTTTGGTTGGTCGAAAAATACGTATCCATGTCTTGTTCTTCTCATTGAGAGTGACATCTTTAGAGACTACAGTTTGGCCAGGTAGAAGCTGGTCCTCCCCTGTGGCTGGAAGCTTAGGGAGATTAAGATGGCGCGTGAGGGTCCCGTCTTCATTAAGGCTGACATTGAGGTGTTCATAGGGATCGAATTTCGACATGTTATGAGGACTCAAGGTGAAGCTATTAGTTTGAGAAGTGAAGGATGAGTTGAacaaaatatcagagtttgcatGAAATGTTGAAATGGTGTTACTTGCATGTAATAAAAGTCTTGGCTCTCCGTGACCATTGGATGTGGTCTTAATTTGAGCCAACCAGCTCTGTTGTTGGTTAGATTAGCAAGCTGTGTATTACTGTTTGTCGTGGCATAGTTCTATAT
This genomic window contains:
- the LOC108227136 gene encoding probable carboxylesterase 9 → MSKFDPYEHLNVSLNEDGTLTRHLNLPKLPATGEDQLLPGQTVVSKDVTLNEKNKTWIRIFRPTKLPSNDKSVAKLPIIVFLHAGGWIDLSVSNVFCHETCNKMSHEIPSIVIGLEFRLAPEHRLPSQYDDAVETINWIKNQASDPKGDQWLRDYADYSRCYLYGASCGANIAYNAMLRLLETKIEPLKIVGMIMNQPFIGGKNRTKSELELATDQYFPLPVIDLLWELALPQGMDRDHRFCNPLTEHNKEKLKFIGRCLVIGFGGDPLIDRQQEFVKMLVMSGVMVEAKFDDVGFHNIDMIDPRRAAAILSFIKEFV